A single window of Crassostrea angulata isolate pt1a10 chromosome 8, ASM2561291v2, whole genome shotgun sequence DNA harbors:
- the LOC128160162 gene encoding carbohydrate sulfotransferase 8-like codes for MDDTSRCPMLRHNIFQSTYPIQLQRQAILVHKCKTNRLSNSASNGSSFTQKLNNNIALYDPMGFLYCRIQKVGSTFLQKTIRNVFADLKFIAPRGNTMLVNRSKDFIDCLPKTSKFMFVREPYGRALSGYVDKLFAPNPFYWRSAGRFIIKTIRGLKASPLSLKCGHDVTFPEFMKYVIHAQKTLTHRDRHFYPMYEHCFPCDIKYDFIGKMETFRDDVSHILDVFNSTFSRGMTFENFEKESDLQIASTHINRLFSFKGQTLQCEPFRRSFQRVWRDLQIRGVLPIDTKMPFILEKMNTINQTHVTDVVTRIIQNVRNRTKLKEQRLEAKIEAFSQLSADIIKEYRELYRLDFELFDYPTLPDFVKIAISTPPKHLKYFDIF; via the exons ATGGATGACACATCCCGATGTCCAATGCTACGTCACAAT ATATTCCAAAGTACTTATCCAATTCAACTGCAACGTCAAGCTATTCTTGTCCATAAGTGTAAGACAAATCGATTGTCCAACTCTGCCTCCAATGGTTCGTCGTTTACCCAGAAATTAAACAATAACATAGCATTATACGACCCCATGGGCTTCTTGTACTGTCGAATACAGAAAGTAGGCTCGACTTTTTTACAGAAGACAATACGCAACGTGTTTgcagatttaaaatttattgcTCCGAGAGGCAACACAATGCTGGTCAATCGATCAAAGGATTTCATCGATTGTCTGCCGAAAACATCCAAATTTATGTTCGTGCGTGAGCCATATGGCCGAGCACTGTCCGGCTATGTAGATAAACTGTTTGCTCCGAACCCATTTTACTGGAGATCAGCTGGACGTTTTATCATAAAAACTATAAGAGGATTAAAGGCGAGTCCTTTGTCGCTTAAATGTGGTCATGACGTCACATTTCCAGAATTCATGAAATATGTCATACACGCGCAGAAGACGTTGACGCATCGTGATCGCCATTTTTATCCAATGTATGAACATTGTTTTCCTTGTGATATTAAATATGATTTCATTGGGAAAATGGAAACATTTCGTGACGATGTATCTCATATTTTGGATGTCTTTAATTCCACGTTTTCACGGGGAATGACTTTCGAAAACTTTGAGAAGGAGTCAGACTTACAAATAGCTTCAACTCACATAAATCGTTTGTTTTCCTTTAAAGGACAAACACTACAATGTGAGCCATTTCGCAGGTCTTTTCAACGAGTTTGGAGAGACCTACAAATTCGAGGAGTTCTTCCTATAGACACCAAAATGCCCTTTATTTTGGAGAAGATGAATACAATAAACCAGACCCACGTGACTGATGTCGTAACACGGATAATTCAAAACGTGCGAAACCGGACAAAACTGAAAGAACAGCGACTGGAAGCGAAAATTGAAGCTTTTAGCCAACTGTCAGCAGATATAATCAAAGAGTATAGAGAACTTTACCGATTGGATTTCGAACTGTTTGACTATCCTACTCTTCccgattttgtaaaaattgctATTTCGACGCCACCAAAGCACCTCAAATACTTtgacatattttga
- the LOC128160301 gene encoding uncharacterized protein LOC128160301: MTMADEKIPDTAQHYLVCGTELCEKSCQIYCNDCHQPMCEQCRNEHQKNQDTKNHEVVPYKQRKPKLPVEKCKFHPTRNIEILCKDCNMPLCFKCVVKKGHSGHKLEDLEEIYAENFKCCQEEISKIQKFFMSTSQNLKMEVQEDRINIKKVMNDIRDSIKADSESLRELLEMVTSKKLEEVNTIEKSIIAMLNSQETTYDEYIKYLENLDKELSSFLSLTNIKELFSDEFENLKTKSIPDTPKPVLPVFSSGQFCDDDVYKLLGNVYIPNIKPDKREIKPMENSLTLLKSTDKRKQEDKEKSNVKQTLSSSVSNVKKYTVPHADSVFHLSLGKSGRLWVSDSQGKLLQTDLQGNQLQKITTNGKGEGYHTVTQDGDLIYTDKVNSVINRITLDNTITEFIKTGEWVPLSIHSSHINGDILVGMCMGREGKVTRYNKTGTEIQNIQRDNEGQKLFSAIPAYITENINGDVCVSDYHKKAVVVMNKLGQHRFSYTGQGSGILPYGICTDVLGHILVCDRISDTVHLLNQDGQFLSLLLTPQQGVTCPRSLCVDDENNFWVGQIFTNTVTVYKYLQ; encoded by the coding sequence ATGACAATGGCTGATGAAAAAATACCCGACACAGCCCAGCATTATTTGGTGTGTGGCACAGAACTTTGTGAGAAAAGCTGCCAGATTTACTGCAATGACTGTCACCAACCAATGTGTGAACAATGCAGAAATGAACATCAGAAGAACCAAGATACCAAGAACCACGAAGTGGTCCCTTACAAACAACGGAAACCAAAACTTCCTGTAGAAAAATGCAAGTTCCACCCAACACGAAATATAGAAATCCTTTGTAAAGACTGTAACATGCCTCTATGTTTTAAGTGTGTCGTCAAGAAAGGACACTCTGGTCATAAACTTGAAGACTTGGAAGAAATATATgcagaaaattttaaatgttgcCAGGAAGAAATTTCCAAAATCCAAAAATTTTTTATGTCAACTTCCCAAAACTTGAAAATGGAGGTACAGGAGGatagaataaatataaaaaaggttATGAATGACATCAGAGATTCTATAAAGGCTGATTCCGAGTCCCTCAGAGAGTTATTAGAAATGGTTACTTCAAAAAAATTAGAAGAGGTCAATACGATAGAAAAATCCATTATAGCAATGCTAAATTCACAAGAAACAACATATGACGAGTATattaaatatcttgaaaatctTGACAAAGAGTTGTCAAGCTTCCTGTCATTAACCAACattaaagaattattttctGATGAATTTGAAAATCTAAAAACCAAATCCATACCAGACACACCTAAACCAGTCCTTCCAGTATTTAGTTCTGGACAGTTTTGCGATGATGACGTTTACAAGTTACTTGGAAATGTATATATTCCAAATATTAAACCcgataaaagagaaataaagCCCATGGAAAATTCTCTTACATTGTTAAAATCTACAGATAAAAGAAAGCAAGAAGACAAAGAGAAGTCTAACGTGAAACAAACACTGTCATCCTCTGTCAGCAATGTCAAGAAGTACACAGTACCACATGCTGACAGTGTATTTCATTTGTCACTGGGTAAATCAGGCAGACTCTGGGTCAGTGATAGTCAAGGTAAACTTCTCCAAACAGATCTACAGGGAAATCAGCTTCAGAAGATAACAACCAATGGTAAAGGTGAAGGctaccacacagtcacacaggacGGTGATCTGATCTATACAGACAAAGTAAACAGTGTCATCAATAGGATAACATTGGATAATACAAtcactgaattcattaaaacaggAGAATGGGTACCACTCAGTATACATTCCTCACACATCAACGGGGACATACTGGTGGGAATGTGCATGGGTAGAGAAGGTAAAGTCACGAGGTACAACAAGACAGGGacagaaatacagaacatacagCGAGACAATGAAGGACAGAAACTTTTTAGTGCTATACCAGcctatattacagaaaatattaATGGTGACGTCTGTGTATCAGACTATCACAAAAAAGCAGTAGTGGTAATGAATAAATTAGGACAACACAGGTTCTCCTACACAGGTCAGGGGTCAGGGATTCTTCCCTATGGAATATGTACCGATGTACTCggtcacatcctggtgtgtgatagAATCAGTGACACAGTCCATCTTCTGAATCAGGACGGTCAGTTCTTGTCTCTACTACTTACACCACAACAAGGGGTAACGTGTCCCCGTAGTTTGTGTGTGGATGATGAGAACAATTTCTGGGTTGGACAAATCTTCACCAACACAGTGACAGTGTACAAGTATCTACAGTGA